The Dendropsophus ebraccatus isolate aDenEbr1 unplaced genomic scaffold, aDenEbr1.pat pat_scaffold_879_ctg1, whole genome shotgun sequence genome includes a window with the following:
- the LOC138780853 gene encoding olfactory receptor 52K1-like has protein sequence MLLISNTSSHTLSSLLLAGIPGLDQEGGLWTSIIFCIVYIFAVLGNFSISYIIWAEKSLHGPMYFFLAMLAINDIAFSSSTVPKMLGIFWWSDGRIDVTSCLTQMFFVHFLSMMESGILVAMAYDRYIAICFPLRYMSILTYVVLEKIAASILVRAIVMVVPIPFMVARLHYCGDDVVLHSYCDHMAVVNMACDDKEADSMYGIIVALSIVSGDLLLIGLSYTMILRAVYKMPSKDARKKALGTCVSHICVIIILYTPALFSFIGYRFGQNILPHNVHIFLSNVYILFPAFMNPLIYGVRTKQVRECVLKMVTHNRKTQRPK, from the coding sequence ATGCTCCTCATCTCTAACACCAGCTCCCACACCCTGTCCTCATTGCTGCTGGCTGGAATCCCCGGGCTAGATCAAGAAGGAGGCTTGTGGACCTCCATCATCTTCTGCATCGTTTATATATTTGCCGTCCTCGGAAACTTCTCCATAAGTTACATAATCTGGGCTGAGAAGAGCCTCCATGGccccatgtacttcttcctgGCCATGCTGGCCATCAATGACATCGCCTTCTCCAGCTCCACCGTGCCAAAGATGCTGGGAATCTTCTGGTGGAGCGATGGCCGCATTGATGTTACTTCATGTCTCACCCAGATGTTTTTTGTCCACTTCCTGTCGATGATGGAGTCGGGGATCTTGGTGGCCATGGCATATGACCGGTACATCGCCATCTGTTTCCCCCTTAGATACATGTCTATTCTCACTTATGTTGTTCTGGAAAAAATTGCAGCTTCCATTTTGGTCCGGGCCATTGTCATGGTTGTTCCTATTCCATTCATGGTCGCGCGGTTGCACTATTGTGGTGATGACGTAGTGTTGCACTCGTACTGTGATCACATGGCTGTGGTGAACATGGCTTGTGATGATAAGGAAGCTGACAGTATGTACGGGATCATAGTAGCTCTGTCCATCGTCAGTGGGGACCTGTTGCTCATTGGGTTGTCGTATACGATGATCTTACGGGCCGTATACAAGATGCCATCCAAGGACGCTCGGAAGAAAGCTCTGGGGACGTGCGTCTCCCACATCTGTGTCATTATCATCCTTTATACCCCGGCCCTTTTCTCATTTATTGGCTACAGGTTTGGACAGAACATCCTTCCGCACAACGTCCACATCTTCCTCTCTAATGTTTACATCTTGTTTCCAGCTTTCATGAACCCCCTTATCTATGGGGTGAGGACCAAGCAGGTGCGAGAATGTGTTCTCAAGATGGTGACTCACAATCGGAAGACTCAGAGGCCCAAATAA